CGAGGGGATTAATCTTCCGTTCAATGATTTGAATCATCTGTATGATGAAGCAAAATTTGACGTGTTACTTGCTAACCTTTATACAAATGAAGCTGAATATCCTTCATGGGCTCATCCTTATAAAATTTATCATACAATTCAAGGGACAAAAATAGGGGTATTAGGATTAACAGCACCGTTTACTCATCTCTATGAACTACTGGGCTGGCAAATGACAGACCCAATGGAAGAATTGAAAAAGTGGGTCCCGTATATGAAAGAAAATGCAGACGTTCTGATTCTTCTTTCCCACCTAGGATTACATGACGATGAAAAAATTGCTGCACAATTTCCTGAAATCGATGTAATTTTAGGTGCCCATACCCATCATTTCCTTGAACATGGAGAGATGATTAAAAATGTTTTACTTGGTGCAGCAGGAAAGCATGGAAACTTCGTCGGTCATGTGACACTTCAATTAAATGAGAAAAAAGAGCTTGTTCAAAAAGATGCGATTCTATACGAATTCAACAAGCTGCCGGCTGTTGCAGATGAACAAAAAAAGATTGATTTCTTTTTAGAAAAAGGAAAGGACATGTTAAGCGAGAAAATTACGTCCATTTCCGTACCATTACAAAGTGATCCCTTTCATGAAACAAACTTTTCTATCTTGCTTTGTGAAGCATTAAGGGAATGGTGTCAGGCAGATTGTGCGGTGGTAAATGCGGGACTCCTGCTTGGCTCATTATCAGGGGAGGTAACAGAGTATGATTTGCTCTCTGTTTGTCCACATCCGATTAATCCGTGTGTCATTGAGGTTACGGGTATAGAATTGACCTCCATCCTCGAGCAGACACAGGACGAAGCGTTACACCATAAACACATAAAGGGTTTAGGATTTAGGGGAAAGGTGTTAGGAATGTTTGTTTATGACCAAATTGACTTTCTTGATGATGGGATTTCGATCAATGGGAGCAAATTGGAGCTTGAAAGGACTTATAAACTAGCTCTCCCTGATATGTTCACCTTTGGACATTTTTTCAAAGATATCCTTCCGAAAAAAGAAAAAACGTATTTCTTGCCTGAGTTTTTACGGGACTTATTAAAGTGGAAGCTGGAAAAATAACAATACACTCTTTTTCCGAACTCATCATAGAGTGATAGTGAGGAAAGGAGTGTAGGGAAATTGATTGATCTTTCGCCAATTGAAATTAACGGCCATACCTTTTTGGCTGTATCTGTTTTACTTCCAAAAACAACATTGCTTGCAGTGACAAGCGATAAGGGATATATTATGTGCGGTGCTTTAGATGTAGGATTATTAAATGAAAAATTAAAGGACCGTAAAATTATTGCCGGCCGAGCTGTCGGTGTAAGAACTATTGATCAGCTTCTAAATGCTCCACTGGAATCAGTCACATTTGAAGCGGAAGAATTGGGAATTCACCAAGGTATGATTGGTAAGGATGCTTTATTGAAGATGGTTTAAAAGCTTGCTGAGGACAGCAGGCTTTTTTTTAGATTTGTCATAAAATTTGTTACAGCCACAGTCATAGATATTTTTCTAGATCTATTTTTTAGAGCAAGCAGAAGTAAAAAGTAGAAGTAGCCGGTGTCTAGATGTACTTTTTAGAGCAAGAAAAGGTAATAAGTAGAAGTAGCCAATGTCTAGATCTATTTTTTAGAGCAAGCAGAAGCAAAAAGTAGAAGTAGCCGGTGTCTAGATGTACTTTTTAGAGCAAGAAAAGGTAAAAAGTAGAAGTAGCCAATGTTTAGATCTATTTTTTAGAGCAAGTAGAAGCAAAAAGTAGAAGTAGCCAGGGGCTAGAACTACTTTATTGTATGACTTTGTTAAATTTGTCTGTTGATTTCAGTTCCAATCAACAGGATTAAATAATCAATATAGCCTCTTTTATTGGGCTAGTTCACCTTTTCACAGCATACATATAGCATGAAGGGGTGATTGTCTTTGGCCAAATTTCGCAGGCGCCTTACTAAAAGAGGACCGCTGCCTTTCCGATATGTCATGCTGCTAACCTTTGTATTTTTTCTTTTTTCGACGGCAACTGGCTTATGGCTCGTTAATAGAGGGATTGAACCGACTTTAATGCGATATGCAGAATCAGAAACGCGAAATATTGCGTCGCTGGTCATTAATCGGGCCATTACCAAGCGAACAACAAATGTGGGAGACAACAATGAGGTAATTAAAATTGTGCCAGGGAGTAATGGAAAAGGGCAAAATGCCCAACTGAATACAGATTTAATCAATCGTGTATTGGCTGAAACAACTGCGCAAATTCAAAAGAACCTAAAAACAGCCAAAAGGGGTGAAATTGCCTTACTAGAGACGGATGTAGAAATCGAAACGGAAAATACGGCAAAGGAGGACGGAATTGTCTGGTATGTTCCATTAGGTCAAGCAACAAATATTTCTTTGTTGGGGAATATTGGACCCAAAATACCAGTCAAATTTCATGCCATTGGTGAAGTAGAACCGGATGTCCATATCCAAACAAAGGAAATGGGGATCAATAATACGTGGGTAGAGGTTTCTGTTGATATAGTAGTGTCCGTTCAAATTATTACTCCTTTTGCAACTAAAATTACTAAGTTAAAACAAAGCATACCAGTAGGTGGTTCATTGGTAGAGGGAGAGGTTCCGCAATTCTACAATGGAGGCGGAGGCAGTGTCACGCCATCTATTCAAATACCAGAAAAGAATACCGACACCAAAACCAAATCCGAAACGAAAAAGTCTGGAAATTAGTAAGAGGCCGACCAGGAGTCAGCCTCTATTTTTTACGCAAATTTATTCGTTCTAGACGTTTCCACTTGGCTAAATGAGGATAGGGGTCAAAGGACCACTCTGTAATCCCATTGTCCTTATACATTCCGTAATGTAAATGCGGTGGGAATTTTCCAGAGGTTCCTGGAGGACCGTATCCGGAGCTGCCCACACCGCCAATGACCATTCCTGGTTCAACGATTTGCCCGACTTTTAAATCTTTAGCGAATCCGCTGAGATGGGCAAAATAATGATACGTATTATTAATATCACGAATGCCGATTCTCCAACCGCCAAATTTATTCCAGCCTTTCATCTCGATTATGCCATAGTTCGTTGCGCGAACGGGTACCCCGTACCCTGCGAAGATATCTGTACCTTCATGAATTCTTCTTCCACCCCAGCCGCGTGCATCTCCCCAAGTGCTCCGATAACTATGATTGCTGCGAATAGGGACTGGGAATACTTGGGTATCTAAATTGAGTCGTCCGAAATGTCGGTATATCTTAGCCTTACCAGCAATAATTCCCACTGTTCTATCACGATGATAGTAATTCCACAGACCGATTTTTATATTATCAGGGTCTACTCCGTAAGAAAGAAGATAATGGGCAAATGCGTATAATACGTCCTCATCGCTCTTAAGGCTTGCTTTTCCATCTCCGTCTCCATCCACACCCATCCCATCAAAAAATTGAATAGCAGCTGGATTCACTTCATCAGGATTGGGATTGGTTAGACCTGCCCATTGCTCGGGACGAAAGTAGATCCCAATTACGCTATCTGGCTTGGGCAAGTCTCTGCGGACTTGTCGGATGCTTCTTTCGTATTGATCGATGGCTGCTAAATAATACCATGGAATTTGAGTGACCGTTTCAACCTTTTTATAAAGCTTCATTCTTTCCTGATATGGATCAGGTTCCTCTGCATGAGCATTCCTCAGTGCAAGGGAAGAGGTGAAAAATAAAAGGAAAGTTCCAATAATCAGAACAGCCCGCAAAAGGAATCCTCCTTCCCAATTAATGTACATGTTTAGTTTATGGATAATAAGCTATTTCATTATCGCTAATAATTGGTAATGCAATAATAATCTACTTGCTTGTCGTTCCTTAACTAGTATGGTAAAGTGACAAATGAAGAACTCACTTACCATACATATGAATGGGATTTTAAGGGGTGTAATAATGAGTAAGAAAGAAGAAATTCTGCGAAAGCCTGAGTGGCTTAAAATAAAGCTTAATACAAACGAGACGTACACAGGGCTAAAGAAAATGATGCGTGAAAAGAATCTTCATACTGTGTGTGAAGAAGCTCGCTGTCCAAACATTCATGAATGCTGGGCAGTAAGACGTACTGCAACCTTCATGATACTTGGTGACACCTGTACGCGTGCCTGCCGGTTTTGTGCGGTTAAGACTGGGCTACCAACTGAATTGGATTTACAAGAGCCGGAGAGAGTGGCGGATTCTGTTCAACTTATGAACTTAAAGCACGTGGTTGTTACAGCGGTAGCTCGTGATGATCTAAAGGACGGCGGCGCTGCTGTTTTTGCTGAAACCGTTCGTGCTATTCGTCGCAAAAACCCATTTACTAGCATTGAGGTACTCCCTTCCGATATGGGTGGAAAAGAAGAGAACCTAAGGATGTTAATGGATGCGAAACCAGATATCTTAAACCATAATATTGAAACGGTTAGACGTTTAACACCAAGAGTAAGAGCCCGTGCAAAATACGATCGTTCACTTGAATTCCTTCGTCGTGCGAAAGAAATGCAGCCAAGCATTCCTACCAAATCAAGTTTAATGATCGGAATTGGAGAAACAAAAGAAGAAATTCTAGAAGTGATGGATGATTTAAGAGCAAACCATGTAGATATTATGACTATTGGTCAATACCTACAACCTACAAAGAGTCATTTAAAAGTGGAAAAATACTACCATCCTGATGAGTTTAAAGAATTACAAGAGATTGCACTAAGTAAGGGCTTCAGTCACTGTGAAGCAGGTCCACTTGTTCGGTCATCTTATCATGCAGACGAGCAAGTAAATGCTGCAGCGAAACACAAGCAGTTACTTGGAGAAAAAGAAGCAAAGGAAGCATAAAAATAATGAGAGAGGTTGAGACTGAGGTCAACCTCTCTTTGTTATTATTTTTACTTACTTATGCATGTTAGGTCTCTTAAGATTCATATCGTCAGCGGTTTCGCCATTTTCATTTTCACTTGCATTCAAACGCATACCTTGAGGGGATTTTTTCATTTGTGCAATAAGCTCTGTAACTGCGTGACGAGAATTTCGACTGTTAGAGTCAAGGTTCGCCAGGTTTTCAACGTCGCGCATTAATGTTTTATTATCTGTTACATATACGTGGTAGTATCTTGGTACAACTGACAATGCTGTTTTCTTCACTTGGTCGGCAGTTCTATTTCGATCTTTTGTGTCTGTATCATAGGCAATTAACACTTCCTGGTCAGTAACAAGAGTGGCCACATCGTGTACATTAGGATTATTTACACTATATTTACTAATGATATTGGCAAGCTGCTCACGGTTTAAAGCGGTATAGCCGTCATTTGCAGTATTATCGTTCATCAATGGGCTTTTTTGGTGACGGACAAATCCATAATTGTCACTAACATTTCGAACCCCACGGCTTGCTCCCTCATTGTAAAGATCGTGTCGTTTGTTATTTACATTAATGGTATTTCCGCTTTCTTCATAGACATCGCGATTTCCCATATCCTTACTACATCCAGTTAAAGCTGTTATGCTACATAATCCAGCGATTATGATAAATTTTTTCAACATAAACACCTCCTTTTATTAGAATGGCCAATGTTCTGTTTTTTTTTCTTAGTAATTGATGGGGAATCGGTTATAATGGGTAGTAGGAAATGGCTGGGATAACTGAGGTGAAAAGTATGATCGTAATAAACAATACCGCTTATGAAATTCTTCAAGAATATCGGGATGGGTATAATGAAGAGGCTTTTAAATCAAGGTATAGTGATATTTTATCTAGGTATGATTATGTTGTAGGTGATTGGGGATACGGGCAGCTTCGCCTAAAGGGATTCTTTGATGACCAAAATCAAAAAGCTACTTTTGATACAAAAATAAGCACGTTAAGTGAATACCTTTATGAATATTGCAACTTTGGCTGTGCATACTTTGTTTTAAAAAAAGTGAAAAAATAAAAGAGGATGTCCCAAGGGGTCTGACCTCACGTTTATTTCTCATATATAGTGAATCTTTAGGAAAAGTTCAGCTATAAATATGAGGTTGTGGGGTCTGACACTTTGTTTCGGGACATCCTCTTTTTGTTTTATTCGTTGTAAGGCGCCTGTGTCTCCGTTTCAGGATCATCGTGAGGCGGGTGTGCTCCGTCCATCTGTCTAGGCAAACCTTCATGCAGAGATTTATATTCATAATTAAATGCACTATAGTAACGTTGTCCCTTTTCCCAGGGAGTGCTTTTATTTTCTACTGGTTGGAATTTTCCTCGAGGAGCTCCATAGGCGCCTTCAGGAAGATCCTCAACAGTTAGGAAATTTCTTTGTGCTTCCACATTTGAAAAATCATGATATTGTTCTGAATCTTTATCTGCCATGATATACACACTCCTTTACCAACTATTATTTGAAAAAAAGTGTGTAATTATGAACCCTAAACTAATTCCATTAAAAAGCCACGTAATTCTTCGGCATCTGCTTCACTTAATTGAAATGCATATTCTAAATAGCCCTCTTCTTGTAAATCATCCAATCCAATAATAGCAAAGCGGTTTCCTTGCATATCAAGAACCAAGTGTTTACCGTAATGACGGTCACTTTGGACAATCGCTAAATCAAAACGTTGGTTTTCTCCAACAAAGCTGACAAATCTTGTTTTCGTATTTTCTGTATCATCATATAAGAAAAAGCGCTCGTTCATGAAATATTCTCCTTTGATTCATACTTTTACGCATCTCTTATATAGTAACAAATAAATGGGAAGGAGGGGAGTATTGAATATTCATAATTTTTACTAGAAATTTATGGATAAAAAAACACGAATCATGTCAAATTATGCTACAATATACGTAAATCATGTATGTTGGCTTCTGAGAGGGATGAATTAAATGGTCCGTCGTTACAAAGAAAAAGTCAAAAATGTTGTTAAATGGGGAAAGATTATACTACCTCTGTCAACTATGCGCTTTTATCCACCCCAATTCATTTTAAGAAATCCTGTTTTAGAAGGGGTAAAGGCTGCTTTTACTGAGGGATGCGAGGTAGCAGTTGTTGTCTTTCATTTAAAAGATATGATTGAGTTGACAGAGCAGTTAGGACAGACCCAAAGCCATCAGTTTATCAAACATACAAAGAAGTTCTTTCGCTCAGCTGTTGAGCAAGGCGTAGATAAACAGGATGTGATTATGCTTGATGACTTTTACGGTGATGGACTAACATTGTACATAAAAGTGGATTATTCACGCCATTCTCTCTCTGAAATTGATTTGGCTATGAAAAAAATCGTCTATAGTGTAGAAAAAAATCTGCATATGGCATATCCTTTTCTCCAACCAGTCTTTAGGACTGGGTATATGTTTGTGGAAAAAAAGTATTTGTCGATACAAGACTCAATTGCAAGAGCACATAGACAGGCGATTGCTATGGCTGAAAAAAAGGTGAAGTCTGAATTTGATGAAATGGTCTATTTAATGAAAAAGATTATTTCTAAAAAGGAAATAAAATTATTAGCACAGCCTATCTTTGATGTTGCTACTGGTGAGGTCCACGCTTGGGAGATGCTTACCCGTGGTCCAACGGGCTCTGTTCTAGAAAGTCCTTTGCCGTTGTTCTCAGTAGCCAGACAAACGGGATTACTTTATGATTTAGAAATGATTGTGATTGAAAAAGTGCTGGAGCAAATAAAGGCTGCCAAGTGCCGGAAGAATATCTTTGTGAATTGTACTCCGCTCACACTTGGAAATATCCGGTTTACTCGTGATTTAAAAAAATTAATGAAGCAATTCAAAGAAATACCACCACAGCAAATCACCTTTGAAATTACAGAAAATGATTCGATTGAAGGCTTAAAAAATTTTATTTATAATATAAAAATGCTGCGCTTAATGGGCTATAAAATTGCCATGGATGATACTGGCGCAGGCTATTCAAGTTTAAGTATTATAAGTGATATCATGCCAGATATCATTAAAATTGATCGTTCCGTTATTCAGAATATAGATAAAAATTCAATTAAGGAATCGATGTTAAAAGGGCTCATGCTGGTAGCAAGAGAAGCAGGTTCCCTAGTGGTTGCTGAAGGAATTGAAAATGCGGATGAGGCATCTGTATTGACAAGAAATAACGTAGACTTAGCTCAAGGATATTTTTATGCACGACCAACCGCGTTAGTACCGGCTATTGCAACTTAGAAAAAGGAAGTGGAATTCTATGTATTTTGTAGACAGGGAAAAAATAGAAGCAACACTCGTCTATTTAGAAAAACTTATTCACCTCTTCTCACAGCAAAAGGAATGGACAACAGCTTTAGAGAAAGCGGCTTTAGAACGGTTGAATCAAATGATGATTGAGTCTGTCCTGGATGTCGGAAATGCCATGATTGACGGATTTATCATGAGAGATCCTGGCAGTTATGATGACATTATTGATATCTTAGTTGATGAAAAAGTTATTTCCGCTGAGACAGGAGATCATTTAAAGATTTTAATTCAGTATCGAAAGAATCTCGTTCAGGAATATATTTCAGTCGATCATGTAGAGCTTTACCAGCAGTTTTCAGCACATCTAAATGAGTTAGTAACTTTTGCGGGCAATATTCGTGAATATTTGACCAATGAATTAGGTCCCGTATCTGCATTTAAAAACTAATGAAGACCGTTCACTAACGGTCTTTTTCTTTTAATAAAATTTGGGTAGGATACTAATGGGAGTGATCATATGAAAAAGTATAGGGGCTATTTAATTGACCTGGATGGAACTATGTATAGAGGATCAGAGCGAATTGAAGCCGCATCTGATTTTGTAAAAAATCTACGTGACAATGGAATTCCGTATTTGTTTGTCACGAATAACTCATCAAGAACACCCGCGCAAGTAGCTGAAAAACTGGTGAGTTTTGATATTCCGGCGGAGGAGAACTTGGTATTCACAACAAGCCAGGCAACCGCCAATTTCATCTACGAACAAAAGAAAGATGCTTCTGTATATGTGATTGGTGAAGAGGGGATTCAGACAGCTATTGAAGAGAAAGGCTTTTCTTTTGCTGAAGAAGACGCTGATTATGTCGTCATAGGAATCGACCGCTCGATTACATATGAAAAATTAGCTGTGGCATGTCTAGCGGTACGTAATGGAGCAACATTTATTTCGACGAATGGCGATATAGCCATTCCAACTGAAAGAGGACTGCTGCCTGGGAATGGGTCCTTAACCTCTGTCATATCTGTCTCTACACAAACTAAGCCAATTTTTATTGGAAAACCAGAGTCGATTATAATGGAACAAGCTCTAAAGGTACTGGGTACCTCAAAAGAGGAAACACTGATGGTCGGGGATTATTATGATACCGATATATTAGCAGGAATGAATGCAGGAATGGACACCCTTTTAGTCCATACAGGAGTAACTACAAAAGAATTACTTACTGGCTACGACCGTAAGCCAACACACGTAGTGGATTCGTTGGATCAATGGAAGCTATAAAGGGGACAGTCCCCCGCCGCTTTACAGCGGCGGGGGACTGACCCCCTTATTTTTCTCTTTTTTCTTCTTGTCGGGCAGCACGGTGTGCTAGTCTGCTTGAGGCAGCGGCTGCAATGGCACCGACAATATCATCTAAAAATGTATGACATTCACCGGTGGATTTATCATTTAAATGAGCTAAAATCCCAGGCTTTAATTTATCAATGTACCCATAATTCGTAAAACCGATAGAGCCGTAAACATTTACAATAGAAAACGCAAGAATTTCATCTACTCCATACAGGCTTTCATCGGATCCAATAATTGATTGAAGAGGCTCCTCTAACATCCCTTTTTCTGCAAGCATATCAAGCTGAATTCCTGTGATAATGGCATTTTGAACTTCACGTTTTGACAGAACACGTTCTACGTTGGCTATACAGTCTTCCATTTTCAGGTTTGTATGGTACTTTTCCTGCAAAAAGAATACTAAGTCTGCCATGTCCTGAACCTCGACGCCTCTTTCCTTTAACCATTTGCGAGCTGTTTCTTCAGTTAGATCTACTTTTTTGTGGTCTGCCATCCTCTAATCACCTTTTCTTTGGATTTTCACTATATATATACTCTTTTTCCATAAGATATGCAATTTTATGTAAAAGGAGTAAACCAAAATTATATTTTCTCCATCCCACCATTTATTATTCCTTTGAAAAAAACTGAGCAAAAAACAAGTTTTTAAACAACTAAACATATACATGAGGTTATAGATGTCTGGATACGAGGTGGGAGTATGCTTAAAAAGTTACTTGAAAACCAGTATGGTATTACTGTTGAGGAATACGTGAAGCTAGACAGGTATGAGGCACTGAGAGGAAATGGATGGTTGTACTTAGTCTCAAACCCCTCCGGTAAAGAAGAAGATGATATTACAGAACTTGAGAAAATCGCAGAACATTTAAGAAACTATGGTGATCAACATGTCCCGGTTATTTTACCATCTAAGGACGGACAATTAATAACCACATGGGAACAAAATAAATATTGTGTATTGGCCAATCGGCAAATCGAAGATCAACGAAAGATCAAACTAGGACGGAAATTAGCTAAATTTCATGAGCGGGGCAGACTGGTCCCATTTCAGATTGAAAGATCGAGCAGAATTGGACAATGGAAATCACTATGGGAAAAAAGGCTTGAACAAATGGAAAAGGTTTGGAATAATCTCCTTTTTCAAACACCTGAAGATGAATTTGAACGATTGTTCATTGACTCATTCCCATATTACCTTGGACTTACAGAGAACGCTATTCAATATCTGGTGGATTCGGAGATGGATGATGAACCAACCGAAGCTGATGGAGGCACCGTTTGTCATGAACGTTTTACTCAAAAGACATGGGGTGACCATTACATGATCAAGAATCCATTCGATTGGGTGTTTGACCATCGGAGCCGTGATTTAGCTGAATGGACAAGGGAACGATACTTTCGTAATATCCAGACCTACGATGTAGACGTACAACAGTTTTTTAGCGAATACCAAAGTGTGACCCCCTTAACTTCTTTTTCCTGGAGGTTATTATACTCTCGTTTGATTTTCCCGCTTCATTATTACGATTGTATCGAGAGCTATTATATCACTCGTTCTGAGCAGGATAAGAAGGTATTAGAGGAACGCTTAAGTAAAATACTACGACAAACAAGTGACTATGAACGCTTTCTTGCTGGATTCTTTCACATGGCTGGTGCACCCGTCCGACAACTTAACATCCCCCAACTAGAGTGGTTACTGACATGATTTTAAGTATTCGAACTAATTAAATAACGTAATTCCAAACTTATGGTAAAATAATAAAGTGTATCAGAATAATTAAGGAAGTGAATGCAGCATGAAGCCATACGTTTTTATTACACGGAAGCTTCCAGACGAAGTTGTTAAACCACTACTGCCAAACTATGAAGTAAACATGTGGGAACATGAGGATATTCCAGTTCCAAGGGAGTTACTGCTAACTGAAGCAAAGAAGGCAGATGCCTTGCTAACCATGTTATCAGATTCTATTGATGAAAGTATTTTAACCGCTGGAAAACAGTTAAAAGTAGTAGCCAACCTTGCTGTTGGTTTCGATAATATTGACTTAAAGGTTGCCACCAGAGAGGGAATCGCGATTTGCAACACACCCGATGTATTAACAGACACTACTGCAGATTTAACATTTGGCTTGTTAATGGCTACTGCAAGAAGGCTAATGGAAGCTTCCGAGTTAGTAAAAGAGGGCAAATGGAAAAGCTGGAGCCCCTTGTTATTGGCTGGCCATGACATCCATCACAAAACCATTGGTATCGTTGGCATGGGGAAAATTGGTGAGACTGTTGCAAAACGGGCAACCGGTTTTGAGATGAACATTTTATACCATAACCGTTCACGTAAACCAGAAGTGGAACAACAGCTTGGAGCGGTTTATGTGGCCTTTGATGAATTAGTAGAAAAATCAGATTTTATTGTCTGCCTAACTCCACTTACAAATGAAACAAAAAACTTGTTCACTCGTGATGTGTTTAGGAAAATGAAGCAGTCGGCTATTTTTATCAACGCAGGAAGAGGCCCAGTCGTTGATGAACAGGCTCTCTTTGAGGCATTAGTTGCTGGCGACATTTCTGGTGCAGGCCTTGATGTTTTTGAAAAAGAACCAATTGGTGCTGATCATCCATTATTGCAGCTTCCTAACGTAGTTGCGCTGCCACACATTGGGAGTTCAAGTGTTGAAACAAGAATGGAAATGTTGAGGCTTTGTCTGACAAATATTCAAGCAGTGATCGAAGGAAAAGAACCTAAGACGTTGGTGAATAAAGACTGGAAACCCTTAGTCAAAGCGTGACCATACCCATGCAAAAAAGCGATTGCTGGATAGCAATCGCTTTTTAAATCGTATCGAATTAGAAAACTTGTTCTACTTCAACAACGCCTG
The window above is part of the Bacillus sp. SORGH_AS_0510 genome. Proteins encoded here:
- a CDS encoding phosphatidylglycerophosphatase A, which translates into the protein MADHKKVDLTEETARKWLKERGVEVQDMADLVFFLQEKYHTNLKMEDCIANVERVLSKREVQNAIITGIQLDMLAEKGMLEEPLQSIIGSDESLYGVDEILAFSIVNVYGSIGFTNYGYIDKLKPGILAHLNDKSTGECHTFLDDIVGAIAAAASSRLAHRAARQEEKREK
- the yutH gene encoding spore coat putative kinase YutH, coding for MLKKLLENQYGITVEEYVKLDRYEALRGNGWLYLVSNPSGKEEDDITELEKIAEHLRNYGDQHVPVILPSKDGQLITTWEQNKYCVLANRQIEDQRKIKLGRKLAKFHERGRLVPFQIERSSRIGQWKSLWEKRLEQMEKVWNNLLFQTPEDEFERLFIDSFPYYLGLTENAIQYLVDSEMDDEPTEADGGTVCHERFTQKTWGDHYMIKNPFDWVFDHRSRDLAEWTRERYFRNIQTYDVDVQQFFSEYQSVTPLTSFSWRLLYSRLIFPLHYYDCIESYYITRSEQDKKVLEERLSKILRQTSDYERFLAGFFHMAGAPVRQLNIPQLEWLLT
- a CDS encoding D-glycerate dehydrogenase; this translates as MKPYVFITRKLPDEVVKPLLPNYEVNMWEHEDIPVPRELLLTEAKKADALLTMLSDSIDESILTAGKQLKVVANLAVGFDNIDLKVATREGIAICNTPDVLTDTTADLTFGLLMATARRLMEASELVKEGKWKSWSPLLLAGHDIHHKTIGIVGMGKIGETVAKRATGFEMNILYHNRSRKPEVEQQLGAVYVAFDELVEKSDFIVCLTPLTNETKNLFTRDVFRKMKQSAIFINAGRGPVVDEQALFEALVAGDISGAGLDVFEKEPIGADHPLLQLPNVVALPHIGSSSVETRMEMLRLCLTNIQAVIEGKEPKTLVNKDWKPLVKA